A window of Methanolobus sediminis contains these coding sequences:
- a CDS encoding energy-coupling factor ABC transporter substrate-binding protein — translation MKLEYIVGIIAILFIFQFFYGVAIHPDAEYGGADGEAENVITAIDPTYEAWDPGLPTFEPQSGEIESLLFALQAAFGAIIIGYFFGYYRGKNQVNKQ, via the coding sequence ATGAAGCTAGAATATATAGTAGGTATCATAGCCATTCTGTTCATATTTCAGTTCTTCTATGGAGTTGCGATACATCCTGATGCAGAGTATGGCGGAGCAGATGGTGAAGCTGAGAATGTAATCACTGCTATTGATCCAACTTATGAAGCATGGGATCCGGGACTTCCAACATTCGAACCACAGAGCGGCGAAATTGAAAGTCTGCTTTTTGCTCTTCAGGCTGCCTTTGGTGCTATAATCATAGGTTACTTCTTTGGTTACTACAGAGGAAAGAATCAGGTGAACAAACAATAG
- a CDS encoding energy-coupling factor ABC transporter ATP-binding protein: protein MVILETKDLSYSYPDGTLALEGINIKIEKGKKVAFVGRNGSGKSTLFMTLNGTHRPRKGEVLFHGKSLKYDSKSLREIRKNIGIVFQNSDDQIFAPTIFQDVAFGPVNLGYPKDKVTKIVNDTLEYVGLTHLKNKPPHHLSGGQKKRVAIAGIVAMDPEVIILDEPLANLDPVGADEVMDLLNELNYFGKTIIISTHDVDLAYGWADYVFLMNEHRVISEGTPEAIFMHDDNLKTAYLRRPVTLEIYEEIKRRGLVKPQCCPRDIPDLVHSLRSQQLLWAKIPSEVKEGDYINLGILYGDYAPDSGYEAANCKVLHIHEDNLAIVEMERRPYRAGYIGIYDTSRYSKDELNDIILRDEIECIGAMGKRSKILAERDEIYLHVTAGVVDRSILNSLAGQRCLILTNGGMVCHALKRIKEYMEKSGINIPVTVVNPEQKKPDAENMNN, encoded by the coding sequence GTGGTCATTTTAGAAACAAAGGATCTCAGTTACTCTTATCCTGATGGTACTCTGGCACTCGAGGGTATCAATATCAAAATAGAGAAAGGAAAAAAGGTGGCCTTCGTAGGACGCAACGGCTCTGGAAAATCTACCCTTTTCATGACGCTTAACGGAACTCACCGTCCCCGGAAGGGAGAGGTGCTTTTCCACGGCAAATCCTTAAAATATGATTCAAAGTCCCTACGGGAAATAAGAAAAAATATAGGTATTGTTTTTCAGAATTCGGATGACCAGATATTTGCCCCTACAATTTTTCAGGATGTGGCATTTGGTCCTGTCAATCTTGGTTATCCAAAGGATAAGGTTACAAAGATAGTTAACGATACACTTGAGTATGTGGGGCTTACGCATCTGAAAAATAAACCTCCTCACCACTTAAGTGGAGGACAAAAAAAGAGGGTTGCAATTGCAGGTATTGTTGCAATGGATCCAGAAGTGATCATTCTTGATGAACCGCTTGCAAATCTGGATCCGGTTGGTGCAGATGAGGTTATGGATCTTCTCAATGAACTGAACTATTTCGGTAAAACCATCATCATATCCACACATGATGTCGATCTGGCATATGGATGGGCAGACTATGTTTTCCTTATGAATGAGCATAGAGTAATCAGTGAAGGTACTCCTGAAGCTATCTTTATGCATGATGATAATCTGAAAACTGCTTACCTTAGAAGGCCTGTTACTCTGGAGATATATGAAGAGATCAAACGCAGAGGTCTTGTAAAACCACAATGTTGTCCACGTGACATTCCTGACCTTGTCCATTCACTGCGTTCACAGCAATTATTGTGGGCCAAAATACCATCTGAGGTAAAAGAAGGGGATTACATCAATCTCGGTATACTGTATGGTGATTATGCACCAGATTCCGGCTACGAAGCTGCAAATTGTAAGGTTCTCCATATCCATGAGGATAATCTTGCCATCGTAGAAATGGAAAGAAGGCCATATAGGGCCGGTTATATTGGGATATATGACACATCCAGATATTCTAAAGATGAGCTTAATGACATAATTCTCAGAGATGAGATTGAATGTATTGGTGCTATGGGCAAGAGAAGCAAAATTCTTGCTGAAAGGGATGAGATTTATCTTCATGTAACTGCAGGAGTTGTAGATCGTTCAATCCTGAACTCACTGGCAGGTCAGAGGTGCCTAATTCTTACAAATGGTGGTATGGTCTGCCATGCTCTGAAAAGGATAAAGGAATACATGGAAAAAAGCGGAATCAACATTCCGGTTACTGTTGTCAATCCTGAACAAAAAAAGCCAGATGCAGAAAACATGAACAATTGA
- the mutL gene encoding DNA mismatch repair endonuclease MutL has protein sequence MTEKSCDIKGSRIKLLDESTINKIAAGEVIERPASVVKELIENSIDAHATDVRVEIGGYGTKSIHVIDNGKGMSHTDASMAFKKHATSKINSIEDLDNILTMGFRGEALASIASVARVELVTRQEGEIEGTKVVVDTSGIKNITSTGAAVGTSILVNDLFYSTPARRKYLKSARTELAHIIDVVSRNALSHPDVSFTLVIDGKVNLRSPSSVKMLDSIVHLYGADVARSLVPLEYESDLLIISGYVSKPEFTRSGKDFQVFFINGRPIYSNQLSNAVRLGYYTLLPKGRYPAAFLNFMINPVNVDVNVHPAKREVRLSHEKEIGVMIVAAVEEALAKTSLVPEVQLDKKDVPVQSRFNISGSKPTSSSSGTSSNKSVAYDSVESGKSAEFSVSSAQATSTSSKPLVSSYDYQSVESSRIEETVSQGLNDDLESSSPIIISDEEPVEKVKTTVVKEEKEPYHYPAKDTQRRLKKSERLQQTSVISEGTAELEELKASFNPSEVKVFGQYADLYILTEMDSKLVLIDQHAAHERIMYEQVLRMQDMGWQELITPITLDLSQKEIAIIEDFIPQLEEMGFSISEFGPKSYVVTTVPSIFGKLEDTDVIHDIISDLLSVGRVKEDTERYDLLCSTMACRAAIKSGAVCNTKQMEELIRQLMNCNNPYTCPHGRPTMISFTKDELAKLFKRTG, from the coding sequence ATGACTGAAAAATCGTGTGATATCAAAGGTTCCAGAATAAAATTACTGGACGAGTCCACCATCAATAAAATAGCAGCAGGAGAAGTGATTGAGCGTCCTGCATCAGTGGTAAAAGAGCTTATTGAGAACTCAATTGATGCCCATGCGACTGATGTTCGAGTGGAAATAGGGGGGTATGGCACGAAAAGCATCCATGTTATTGACAATGGTAAGGGTATGAGTCATACGGATGCTTCAATGGCCTTTAAGAAGCACGCCACCAGTAAGATAAACAGTATCGAGGACCTTGATAATATTCTCACTATGGGATTCAGGGGTGAGGCTCTTGCTTCCATTGCTTCAGTTGCACGCGTAGAACTGGTTACCCGGCAGGAAGGAGAGATTGAAGGCACAAAGGTCGTGGTTGATACCAGTGGCATCAAGAACATAACTTCTACCGGTGCTGCAGTGGGAACCAGTATTCTTGTCAATGACCTTTTTTACAGTACTCCCGCACGCAGAAAGTATCTCAAAAGTGCCAGGACTGAACTGGCTCATATCATTGATGTCGTCTCAAGAAACGCTTTGTCACATCCGGATGTTTCATTTACTCTGGTTATAGATGGAAAAGTGAATCTGCGTTCTCCATCATCTGTAAAAATGCTTGACAGCATAGTTCATTTGTATGGTGCTGACGTTGCACGTTCCCTTGTTCCTCTGGAATACGAATCAGACCTTCTGATAATCTCCGGGTATGTATCAAAGCCGGAGTTCACCAGGAGTGGAAAGGATTTCCAGGTATTTTTCATCAATGGCAGACCCATATATTCCAATCAGCTTAGCAATGCTGTGAGACTTGGTTACTATACCTTACTTCCAAAAGGTCGCTATCCTGCAGCTTTCCTTAACTTCATGATCAATCCTGTGAACGTTGATGTGAATGTGCATCCTGCAAAGAGGGAAGTCAGGCTTAGTCATGAAAAAGAAATTGGTGTCATGATCGTAGCTGCTGTGGAGGAGGCGCTTGCAAAGACATCTCTTGTACCTGAAGTCCAATTGGACAAAAAAGATGTTCCTGTTCAGTCACGTTTTAACATTTCTGGATCTAAACCAACTTCATCTTCTTCAGGTACCTCATCAAACAAATCAGTAGCATATGATTCTGTAGAATCCGGAAAGTCGGCAGAATTTTCTGTTTCTTCTGCACAAGCTACGTCCACTTCATCGAAACCACTTGTCTCATCTTATGATTATCAAAGTGTTGAGTCCTCACGTATAGAGGAAACAGTTTCCCAAGGATTGAATGATGATCTGGAAAGTTCTTCTCCAATTATAATTTCTGATGAAGAACCGGTTGAAAAAGTGAAAACAACTGTTGTTAAAGAGGAAAAAGAGCCTTATCATTATCCTGCTAAGGACACACAACGCCGCCTGAAAAAAAGTGAGAGGCTACAACAGACAAGTGTGATTTCAGAAGGAACAGCAGAGTTGGAAGAACTGAAAGCTTCATTTAATCCATCAGAAGTGAAGGTATTCGGTCAGTATGCCGATCTTTATATTCTCACAGAGATGGACAGTAAGCTTGTGCTAATTGACCAGCATGCAGCACATGAGCGTATCATGTATGAGCAGGTGTTGAGGATGCAGGATATGGGATGGCAGGAACTGATCACTCCGATCACTCTTGACCTGAGCCAGAAGGAGATAGCAATCATTGAGGATTTTATTCCGCAGCTTGAGGAAATGGGTTTTTCTATATCGGAGTTTGGTCCGAAAAGTTATGTTGTGACAACGGTTCCAAGTATCTTCGGTAAACTTGAAGATACTGATGTGATACATGATATAATCTCAGACCTTCTTTCAGTTGGCAGGGTCAAGGAAGATACTGAACGCTATGACCTTCTGTGCAGTACCATGGCATGCCGTGCAGCTATCAAGTCAGGTGCCGTATGCAATACTAAACAAATGGAAGAACTCATACGTCAGCTCATGAACTGCAACAACCCTTATACATGTCCTCATGGTCGTCCAACTATGATTTCTTTCACGAAGGATGAACTGGCAAAGCTCTTCAAAAGGACCGGATAG
- a CDS encoding winged helix-turn-helix domain-containing protein codes for MIQSLQENEKHISQLAREQELSIPVASKHVSILEEASLIERHIYGKTHVLEINNKDVASSLDILAPTRCIKVKKGTNLLEALKRVAIVETKKIKGIEQVVAVNGDEGFYIYEKDGELCDQTAQKCTLSNSVTITWKKLEPIAKIRLNVEIED; via the coding sequence ATGATACAGAGCCTGCAGGAGAATGAAAAACATATTTCACAGCTGGCTCGTGAACAGGAATTATCGATTCCTGTTGCATCAAAACATGTGAGTATTCTTGAAGAAGCCAGCCTTATTGAAAGACACATATATGGAAAAACCCACGTTCTGGAAATAAATAACAAAGATGTTGCCAGCTCACTTGATATCCTGGCACCAACCAGATGCATTAAAGTGAAAAAGGGAACCAACCTGCTTGAAGCTCTTAAAAGAGTTGCAATCGTTGAGACGAAGAAAATAAAGGGAATAGAGCAGGTGGTTGCAGTGAACGGGGACGAAGGCTTTTACATATATGAAAAAGACGGCGAACTTTGTGACCAGACTGCCCAGAAATGCACATTATCTAATAGTGTGACAATAACATGGAAAAAGCTTGAGCCTATTGCAAAAATACGCCTCAATGTTGAGATAGAAGATTGA
- a CDS encoding TIM barrel protein has protein sequence MKPSRLLFGTAGTPKSSRKRNSISGIERVKELGLGCMELEFVRGVKMGEATAAEVLEKSHEENISLSVHGPYYINLNSQESEKIDASIERIYKSSRIGSLCGARNIVFHPAYYHKEKPEKVYEKVFSLLEQLGSKLNDEGIEVILRPETTGKGTQFGSLEENVRLGAELENVLPCIDFAHLHARSNGAENSYEEFSATLELVENELGREGLDDMHMHVSGIEYSEKGERNHLNLDDSDLQYTELMRALKDFKVKGLLICESPDNEGDAMLLKRTYEGL, from the coding sequence ATGAAGCCATCCAGACTGCTTTTTGGAACTGCTGGTACACCAAAGAGTTCCAGGAAGAGAAACAGTATTTCAGGTATTGAAAGGGTGAAGGAACTCGGACTTGGCTGCATGGAACTTGAATTTGTCCGCGGGGTCAAGATGGGTGAAGCCACTGCTGCTGAAGTTCTGGAGAAATCACATGAAGAAAATATCTCGCTGAGCGTTCATGGTCCTTATTACATCAACCTGAACTCACAGGAATCTGAAAAGATAGATGCCAGTATCGAGAGGATATACAAGTCATCCAGAATCGGGAGTCTTTGCGGTGCAAGGAACATCGTGTTCCATCCTGCATATTATCACAAAGAAAAACCGGAGAAGGTCTATGAAAAGGTATTTTCATTGCTGGAACAACTGGGTTCAAAGCTTAATGATGAAGGCATAGAAGTAATACTTCGGCCTGAAACTACAGGAAAGGGGACACAGTTTGGAAGCCTTGAAGAAAACGTTAGGCTTGGAGCAGAACTGGAGAACGTACTTCCATGCATTGATTTTGCACACCTGCATGCAAGAAGCAATGGCGCTGAGAACAGCTATGAGGAATTCTCGGCCACACTTGAGCTGGTTGAGAATGAACTTGGCAGGGAAGGACTTGATGATATGCATATGCATGTTTCAGGTATTGAGTACAGCGAAAAAGGTGAGAGAAATCACCTGAATCTCGATGATTCTGACCTTCAATATACAGAACTTATGCGCGCCCTTAAAGACTTTAAGGTAAAAGGTCTGCTGATATGCGAAAGTCCTGATAATGAAGGAGATGCCATGTTGCTAAAAAGAACCTATGAGGGATTGTAG
- a CDS encoding phosphopantetheine adenylyltransferase encodes MARVVVGGTFECLHDGHKELIRKAFELAGKSGIVDIGLTSNEMANKRPRHVPDYDIRKTNLLGYINEISEGQEYTILELNEPFGKTLEADYDYIVVSPETHPVALKINQLRTKESMKEIEIVRVDFVLADDKIPISSTRIAHGEIDIHGHLK; translated from the coding sequence ATGGCCAGAGTAGTAGTAGGCGGTACTTTCGAATGCCTGCATGACGGACACAAGGAACTTATCCGCAAAGCATTCGAACTTGCCGGAAAGAGTGGAATTGTAGACATCGGACTTACATCCAATGAAATGGCAAACAAGCGTCCACGGCACGTTCCTGATTATGATATCAGAAAGACTAATCTTCTTGGATACATCAATGAGATCTCAGAAGGTCAGGAATATACGATACTGGAACTCAATGAGCCCTTCGGAAAAACGCTTGAAGCAGACTATGATTACATTGTAGTTTCACCGGAAACACATCCTGTTGCATTGAAGATCAACCAGCTCAGGACTAAGGAAAGCATGAAGGAAATCGAGATTGTCAGGGTAGATTTTGTGCTTGCTGACGATAAAATACCCATATCTTCTACAAGAATAGCCCACGGTGAGATTGACATCCACGGTCACCTGAAATAA
- a CDS encoding cobalt-precorrin-7 (C(5))-methyltransferase, whose product MIVVGVGVGPNMLTQEAIEVISNAPVVYGSKRSIELAEDFIKCDAHVIKDYKSLYLLPEDAVILSTGDPMFSGLGKFATEKDRIVTGVSSIQAACARFHVDMSTLAIITAHGRDPAPAKEAFIREICLGKNIFMLPAASFGTKEVASLLEEMSIDARICIYEDIGYPDERSVCGTVSEPPVNNSDVYCIMVVR is encoded by the coding sequence ATGATCGTAGTGGGCGTTGGTGTCGGTCCCAATATGCTGACACAGGAAGCAATAGAAGTAATCAGTAATGCTCCTGTAGTTTATGGTTCAAAGCGCTCTATTGAACTTGCAGAAGATTTCATCAAATGTGATGCCCACGTAATTAAGGATTACAAGAGCCTTTATCTTTTGCCTGAGGATGCAGTTATACTATCCACTGGCGACCCAATGTTTTCAGGGCTTGGCAAGTTTGCCACCGAAAAGGATAGAATTGTTACGGGTGTATCATCCATACAGGCTGCATGTGCCCGTTTTCATGTTGATATGTCGACACTGGCAATAATCACTGCACATGGGAGGGATCCTGCTCCTGCAAAAGAGGCTTTCATAAGGGAAATATGTCTGGGCAAGAATATTTTTATGTTGCCTGCCGCAAGTTTTGGCACAAAAGAGGTTGCATCATTGTTAGAGGAAATGAGTATTGATGCACGAATCTGCATTTATGAAGATATTGGCTATCCAGATGAACGTTCAGTGTGTGGTACAGTTTCAGAGCCACCTGTGAATAATTCCGATGTGTATTGCATCATGGTTGTGCGTTAG
- a CDS encoding energy-coupling factor ABC transporter permease — MHIFEGFLPSPWWQLWFVFSIPIILYGMYKLNKLVSAKREVVPLLAVAGAFIFVLSSLKLPSVTGSCSHPTGTGMAAVLFGPSITAVLGVIVLIYQALFLAHGGISTLGANVASMGIVGPVVAYAFYKAASKANMNFYLNIFLATAIADWVTYVTTSIQLSLAFPTGGALTVSGFLTSFYAFAMVFATTQVPLAIMEGALTALIMKYVVEVKSDVLVNLEVLSTEAVNKLKGALA; from the coding sequence ATGCATATATTCGAAGGCTTTTTGCCATCTCCATGGTGGCAGTTATGGTTCGTGTTTTCTATTCCTATTATATTGTATGGTATGTATAAACTGAATAAACTTGTAAGCGCAAAACGTGAGGTTGTGCCTCTGCTGGCAGTGGCCGGTGCATTTATATTTGTGCTCTCTTCTCTTAAACTCCCATCAGTTACCGGCAGTTGCTCACACCCAACTGGTACTGGTATGGCTGCTGTGCTTTTCGGTCCATCGATTACAGCAGTTCTTGGTGTTATTGTTCTTATATATCAGGCACTTTTCCTGGCTCACGGAGGCATCAGCACACTTGGTGCAAATGTAGCATCCATGGGTATTGTTGGTCCTGTTGTGGCTTATGCATTCTATAAAGCTGCTTCAAAGGCAAACATGAACTTTTATCTTAATATCTTCCTGGCAACAGCAATAGCTGACTGGGTGACATATGTGACAACATCTATCCAGCTTTCCCTTGCATTCCCTACAGGAGGCGCCCTCACAGTGTCCGGTTTCCTGACATCTTTCTATGCATTTGCTATGGTATTTGCAACTACTCAGGTTCCACTGGCAATCATGGAAGGTGCTCTCACAGCACTTATTATGAAGTATGTAGTGGAAGTCAAGAGCGATGTGCTTGTGAACCTTGAGGTCCTGTCAACCGAAGCTGTAAATAAGCTTAAGGGGGCTCTGGCATGA
- the cbiQ gene encoding cobalt ECF transporter T component CbiQ codes for MTSMLDDYALNSPLREKNNWLKLGITTFGILAGVSSNSPFPPFMIAVCMSIAVIWLGKVPARFYLKILGAPAGFVLVSAVIIAFLSGSGDDIFGFDVLGHRLGVDADGLSMAILVLSRTISGMSCMFFLSLTTPMIELFSVLKAAKLPDSFVEIAMMMYRYIFVFLDVALGIRYAQEVRLGYRDFRTSFRSMAMLGTNLFIRSWEQGEVLYMSMNSRCYDGKLMMYDEKRPVKMPEILLTVVYFSLVLAVFYLTRGMSLI; via the coding sequence ATGACCTCTATGCTGGATGACTATGCACTGAATAGCCCTCTTCGGGAAAAGAATAACTGGCTCAAACTCGGGATAACGACTTTTGGGATACTTGCAGGTGTATCGTCTAATTCTCCCTTTCCTCCTTTTATGATAGCTGTCTGTATGAGTATTGCAGTCATCTGGCTTGGTAAGGTTCCTGCCAGATTTTACTTGAAGATATTGGGTGCTCCCGCGGGTTTTGTACTTGTGAGTGCAGTTATCATTGCGTTTTTATCAGGTTCCGGGGATGACATCTTTGGTTTTGATGTTCTGGGACATCGTCTGGGAGTAGATGCGGATGGTCTGAGCATGGCAATTCTTGTGTTATCCCGCACCATCAGCGGAATGTCATGTATGTTCTTCCTTTCATTAACAACTCCTATGATTGAGTTGTTTTCAGTCCTGAAGGCGGCAAAGCTACCCGATTCCTTTGTGGAGATCGCGATGATGATGTATCGTTATATCTTTGTTTTCTTGGATGTTGCACTGGGTATAAGATATGCTCAGGAGGTCCGTTTGGGATACAGGGATTTCAGGACATCTTTCAGGTCAATGGCAATGCTTGGTACAAATCTTTTCATAAGATCATGGGAACAGGGGGAAGTGCTCTATATGTCCATGAATTCAAGATGCTATGACGGAAAGTTGATGATGTATGATGAAAAAAGGCCCGTGAAGATGCCTGAAATTTTGCTGACCGTGGTATATTTTTCACTGGTCCTGGCAGTTTTCTATCTGACTCGGGGAATGTCTTTAATTTGA
- the radA gene encoding DNA repair and recombination protein RadA — MSEVLLEELDHVGPATAQKLKDAGFTTVEAIAVSSPAELATAAEIGESTAAKIILAARQSADIGGFETGDVVMERRKLVGKLSTGCTEFDEMMGGGIDTQAITELYGEFGSGKTQVAHQLAVNVQLPKEQGGLSGSVIIIDTENTFRPERIKQMVEGLSERYGQEYDPEEFLKHIHVARAYNSNHQILLVDSAMELANELKDSDMPVRLFIVDSLTAHFRAEYIGRGTLADRQQKLNKHLHGLQKCGDLYNASVVVTNQVMSKPDAFFGDPTKPIGGHIVGHTATFRLYLRKSKGDKRIVKLVDSPNLPDGEAIISVTTPGLRDP; from the coding sequence ATGTCAGAAGTGTTATTGGAAGAACTGGACCATGTCGGTCCGGCGACCGCACAGAAACTAAAAGATGCCGGTTTCACAACCGTTGAAGCAATTGCTGTTTCTTCTCCGGCAGAACTTGCAACCGCAGCTGAAATTGGTGAATCCACTGCAGCAAAGATCATTCTTGCAGCCAGACAGTCGGCTGATATTGGTGGATTTGAGACCGGTGATGTTGTGATGGAACGCAGGAAGCTTGTTGGTAAGCTTTCCACGGGATGTACCGAGTTCGATGAAATGATGGGCGGTGGTATAGACACTCAGGCAATTACTGAACTCTATGGCGAATTTGGTTCCGGTAAGACGCAGGTTGCACACCAGCTTGCTGTAAATGTACAATTGCCAAAGGAACAGGGCGGACTTAGCGGTTCTGTGATTATTATCGATACTGAGAATACCTTCAGACCTGAAAGAATAAAACAAATGGTTGAAGGTCTTTCTGAAAGATACGGTCAGGAATATGACCCTGAAGAATTCCTCAAACACATCCATGTTGCACGTGCATACAATTCCAATCACCAGATACTGCTTGTAGATTCTGCAATGGAACTTGCAAATGAATTAAAGGACAGTGATATGCCTGTGAGACTTTTCATTGTGGATTCCCTGACGGCTCACTTCAGGGCAGAATACATCGGAAGGGGAACACTGGCAGACAGGCAGCAGAAACTTAATAAACACCTGCATGGTCTGCAAAAATGTGGTGATCTCTATAATGCATCAGTAGTAGTTACAAATCAGGTTATGTCAAAACCTGATGCATTCTTTGGTGATCCTACCAAACCGATCGGTGGACACATTGTGGGCCACACAGCAACTTTCAGGCTTTACCTGCGTAAATCCAAGGGTGATAAGAGAATAGTCAAACTAGTGGACTCTCCAAACCTTCCTGATGGTGAAGCTATTATTTCTGTAACCACTCCCGGTCTGCGTGATCCATAA
- a CDS encoding urease accessory protein UreH domain-containing protein, giving the protein MDILSIGADGLSSGLSLFIVISAFLLGALHALEPGHGKSIMAVFVMGTDADLKDALLLGMTIVVSHVIVVLALGVASIYLIEALNVDMTHDIMSVVGGIILIVVGVWILRKFFHPHEHAINTKKGVIAIGLSTGLIPCPAALAVLLFSIANNQVYNGLIYVLIFSAGLALAITSLSVVFVKGKGFIESYVSSTKINKLPLVSGSVIVVIGIFTLMHPFLEHVAPSLHI; this is encoded by the coding sequence ATGGATATACTTTCAATTGGAGCAGATGGACTTTCTTCAGGCCTTAGTCTTTTTATAGTCATATCTGCATTCCTGCTTGGTGCGCTTCATGCGCTTGAACCAGGTCACGGAAAATCTATAATGGCAGTTTTTGTCATGGGTACGGATGCAGATCTTAAAGACGCACTTCTTCTTGGGATGACTATTGTTGTATCTCATGTTATTGTGGTACTGGCATTGGGAGTTGCATCGATCTATCTGATAGAAGCTTTGAATGTGGACATGACCCATGATATCATGAGTGTAGTGGGAGGCATCATCCTCATAGTAGTGGGAGTATGGATCCTCAGGAAATTTTTCCATCCGCACGAACATGCAATTAATACAAAAAAAGGAGTCATTGCAATAGGGCTTTCAACAGGACTCATTCCATGCCCGGCTGCACTTGCAGTATTGCTATTCAGCATCGCAAACAATCAGGTGTATAATGGTTTGATATATGTACTGATATTCAGTGCCGGCCTTGCACTGGCTATTACTTCACTGTCAGTAGTGTTTGTCAAAGGAAAAGGTTTCATTGAGAGTTATGTGAGCAGTACCAAAATAAACAAACTTCCGCTTGTAAGTGGTTCTGTTATTGTGGTGATTGGTATTTTCACATTGATGCATCCATTCCTGGAGCATGTGGCACCCTCTCTTCACATATAA
- a CDS encoding cobalt-precorrin-5B (C(1))-methyltransferase — protein sequence MIDPVNKSKIPDEWLDRSKMPRKELEEGIKNGTLVVLSDGSVLKRGYTTGTTAAMAAKAAVLSLGGDVNHISVPTSVGLRAEMDVTGSKGHAVAVKMNNDHESDITRGLEFVADAREAEGINVYAGEGIGIVTRSGLESKKGHPAINPGPMKQIRESIKEAVDELGLKGAEVTIYLPKGKEIAKETLNSRIGIVDGISILGSTGFVEPWNDHLGEMKGDLIRHSDKVVLTTGRVGIRYSTMLFPDHTVVLAGSRISEALDAAHGDVVICGLPGLVLKWGNPDMLKDSGFATVVEMLDLDPENERLKQAFNMAVEKGKGARIVVVDRDGTVLMDSGE from the coding sequence ATGATTGACCCGGTAAACAAATCCAAAATTCCAGACGAATGGCTGGATCGTTCTAAAATGCCACGTAAAGAGCTTGAAGAAGGTATTAAGAACGGAACTCTTGTAGTTCTGAGCGATGGTTCTGTATTAAAGAGAGGATATACTACCGGAACCACTGCAGCAATGGCTGCAAAGGCAGCTGTTCTTTCCCTGGGCGGTGATGTGAACCACATTTCAGTTCCAACGTCTGTTGGACTCCGAGCAGAAATGGATGTCACAGGAAGCAAAGGACATGCTGTTGCAGTAAAGATGAATAACGATCATGAATCAGATATCACAAGGGGCCTTGAATTCGTTGCCGATGCAAGGGAAGCTGAAGGTATTAATGTTTACGCAGGCGAAGGGATTGGAATTGTTACCCGCAGCGGTCTGGAATCCAAGAAAGGCCATCCTGCGATCAACCCTGGGCCCATGAAGCAGATAAGGGAATCTATCAAGGAAGCTGTGGATGAACTTGGTCTTAAGGGTGCAGAAGTAACTATATATCTGCCAAAAGGCAAGGAAATTGCGAAGGAGACCCTGAACAGCCGTATTGGTATTGTTGATGGAATTTCTATTCTTGGCAGTACTGGATTTGTGGAACCATGGAATGATCACCTTGGTGAAATGAAAGGTGATCTCATAAGGCACTCTGATAAAGTGGTGCTTACAACGGGCAGGGTTGGTATCCGTTATTCAACCATGCTTTTCCCGGATCATACTGTTGTGCTTGCAGGAAGCCGTATATCCGAAGCTCTTGATGCAGCACATGGTGATGTGGTAATCTGCGGATTACCGGGTCTTGTATTGAAATGGGGCAATCCTGATATGCTAAAAGACAGCGGCTTTGCTACTGTTGTGGAAATGCTCGATCTTGATCCTGAGAATGAGCGTCTTAAGCAGGCATTTAATATGGCTGTGGAAAAAGGCAAAGGTGCCCGTATTGTTGTCGTTGACAGGGACGGCACGGTTCTGATGGATAGTGGTGAGTAA